The Stieleria maiorica genome includes the window CTTTGCACTCATCGACTTGTATGTCGGACTGCGATAGGGGATGTCATAACCGTAGTCATTGGCGAGCGCCCAACGAGCCAATCGCTTGCCGACGTCTTGTTTGTTCTTGGGATGGATATCCGACGCCTCGCCCAAGTTCAAAATCACTGCTTCGCCGGTGTTGGGCAACTTGTCCATCGTCATCGTTTGGGCTTCGCGAAGCTCAGCCCAATCGCTGTCACTCGGCTGTGAAGCCTCCGTCTTATAATCGGCCAACTGAACCCAGTAGAACGGAAACTCGTCCTGGCCCCACTCCTCGCGCCAGTTTTGAATCATGGTCGGAAACAGGTCGCGATACTGATACGCCCGGCCGGCGTTGCTTTCGCCTTGGTACCAGACGACGCCGCGGATGGTGTATCCGATGATCGGATAGAGCACACCGTTGTAAAGGTTTGCCGGTCGATGCTGTCCGACCAGCGGGTTTCGCGGTGCACCTGGCCGATTGCCCTTGCCCGATTCCTTCCATGCAGCCAATCGTTCGTTGTACTTGGCCAGCGCGGCATCGTGATCATAAGTCGATTCGGTTTCACGCCAGCGAGCCAACAACTCGTCGAACGCTCCCGATTCTTTCAGCACGTCGCGGTTGACCCACGCCTCGGCCGCAGAACCGCCCCAGGCGTTGTCGATCAGTCCGATCGGAATGTCCAGGGTTTGATGAAGTTGGCGGCCGAAGAAGTAGCCGACCGCGGAAAACTGTTTGACCGTCTCCGGGGTACAACTTTGCCACTGGCCGTCAAAACTGGTTTGGGGCTCTTGCGTCCCGACGCGAGGCACGGTGATCAGACGCAGATTGGGGAAGTTGGCGGCCAAGGCTTCCAAGTCGGCGTCGTTGGATTGTTCGACGGCCCACTGCATGTTGGATTGTCCGCTGCACACCCAAACTTCGCCGATCAACACGTCGCCAAACGACAGCGTCTCGCCGTCGCTTTCAATCTTCATCGTGTGCGGTCCGCCGGCTTCCAGCGCCGGCAGCTGCGCATCGAAACGTCCGTCCGAACCACTTTTGACCGTCACGGCATGACCGGCCAGCGAAACCTGAACACTGCGATCCGGTGCGGCCCAACCCCAAACATGAATCGGTTTCTCACGCTGCAATACCATCGAGTCGCCGAACACGGCGCTGGTGCGAATCTCCGCCAAGCAAACGGGGGCTGCGGCAAGCAACATCAAACAGGCGAACAACAACTTTTTCATCAAGGGACTCCGGGGGGGCAAAAGGTGGGAAGCAGAGAGAAGGAGTTTTGGCGTCCTTCAAAACTTGCCCGGCATGATAATCGAAGTCGGCGTGCCGCGGGGTGAGAGCGGGACGCGTTACGGCCTGCTGATCTAAGCAGCCGCACGAAGCTAGCCGCGGTTCTCGCCGCCACCAAACCGGGGCTAACGCCCATCGGCTGATCGAGAGAATACTCGTTTCGACTAAATCGACAGGCCGGTCAGCGCGCTGCGGCACGTAGCCCCTCGCTCACGCGTCGGGCTAGCATAGGCGCCCGCGACACGTACCTAATCCAACCCGTAGTGCTCGACCTCGGGCCAGTAGACGTCTTCGAAGGCGCCGTCGTCATGAAAATCGGGGCTGTTGTCCAGGTCGTGGCACTCCATGCAATGCTCCTTTGCCTTTTCCAGCGGCAACTGCATCGCCAATCGAAGACTCTTCTTGCGTTCTTCGCTGACCCCCGAATTCTCGGCTTCGGCCGCCGCGTGGCTGGCGCCCGGGCCGTGACAGTTTTCACATCCGTTGCCCGTCAAATGCGATGACTGTTCCAGCGACAAGTAGCCCGATTCGTACGGATAGTAGTTTTGTGGGTTCCATCCGGTGACGTGGCAACTGAGACATTCGGGATCGAAATGGCGTGCGACGTCGCCACGACCTTCGGTCGGTTCGACGATGTGGGCGGTCGCTTCTGCGTGTCCCGAACCTTCCCAAATGTCAAACGCCGTCGTGTGGCACTTTCCACACGCTTCGCTACCGATGAACTTTTCGCCCGATGGATGCGGGATCGGTGACAATCCCAATCCGGACAACCCCAGTTGCTCGAGTTGTTGTTGATAGTCCGCCATCAACTTTCTCATTTCCGGCGCGTCTTTGAATTCATCGGTCAAAGGAACGCGAGCATACTTCATCGGCTGGTTTTGATACAAACCGACCAGCCCGACGAACATGCCCTTGTTGCCCGTCACGATCAACTTGGTCTTGCTGTCTTCGATCGATTGTGGCTGGTAGGTCGGTTCGCCATAGCCGCCGGAAACGACAATCAGATCAAACCCGGGGACGTCAGCCATCAACTTTTTGGCGACCTCTTCATCGCCGAAAAACGTTAACACTCGAAAGTTCGCTCCGGCGGAATCCATTTCCTTCAACACCGCTTCGGCCGACGCCTTGATCGGTTTCAACGTCACATCCGAACCCAGTGGTGCCTCCAGTGCATCGGGATCCAGGATCGACGTCAAACCGATGTTCCACTCGCCGCTTCGCACAATCTTGTGACTCGGCAACAGCGACGGATCCAGCAGCACCAGGTTGGCCGAAACGTACATCGCGTTCTCTGGCGAATCGGCGTAGGTGTGCGCGATCAAATCGGTCGGGCTCAGCCGCAGGTCATCGGGACCAAATCCCACCGCCTGGTACTTCATTTGGGTCAGCGCGCTCGACGACTTTTCGAACTTGATCGCCGCTTGCTGTCCGATCCGGCGGATCTGATTGCCGGCATCAACCG containing:
- a CDS encoding multiheme c-type cytochrome, with the protein product MKQTVHFLPTPLSLPRFRRAATSLKRLALGQALILSAGLLTVSGCGDREPLTAIDYPIQAEVEAAMAARTQGELRPEMRIDAPIDAPIHWREAAGRPKGQSRLASFANRSRKPIEWTFGGFYPQRQPAATSEQSESGILLVQAPALPAVPAGYDDEVVDENQAGPSASDLGPVEVIPTPPPRPEVKAELIPTPQGIREGMQRRDDSKSAPVARIAAEIENAKSAQAAEMEAVAAKEQVPGKPALIDPATEIGLVATQEGPEDFRKWPAPDAVLFVTGDQHGYIEPCGCTGLDKQKGGVARRFTFMNQLRDMGWSLVPVDAGNQIRRIGQQAAIKFEKSSSALTQMKYQAVGFGPDDLRLSPTDLIAHTYADSPENAMYVSANLVLLDPSLLPSHKIVRSGEWNIGLTSILDPDALEAPLGSDVTLKPIKASAEAVLKEMDSAGANFRVLTFFGDEEVAKKLMADVPGFDLIVVSGGYGEPTYQPQSIEDSKTKLIVTGNKGMFVGLVGLYQNQPMKYARVPLTDEFKDAPEMRKLMADYQQQLEQLGLSGLGLSPIPHPSGEKFIGSEACGKCHTTAFDIWEGSGHAEATAHIVEPTEGRGDVARHFDPECLSCHVTGWNPQNYYPYESGYLSLEQSSHLTGNGCENCHGPGASHAAAEAENSGVSEERKKSLRLAMQLPLEKAKEHCMECHDLDNSPDFHDDGAFEDVYWPEVEHYGLD
- a CDS encoding sialate O-acetylesterase, with product MKKLLFACLMLLAAAPVCLAEIRTSAVFGDSMVLQREKPIHVWGWAAPDRSVQVSLAGHAVTVKSGSDGRFDAQLPALEAGGPHTMKIESDGETLSFGDVLIGEVWVCSGQSNMQWAVEQSNDADLEALAANFPNLRLITVPRVGTQEPQTSFDGQWQSCTPETVKQFSAVGYFFGRQLHQTLDIPIGLIDNAWGGSAAEAWVNRDVLKESGAFDELLARWRETESTYDHDAALAKYNERLAAWKESGKGNRPGAPRNPLVGQHRPANLYNGVLYPIIGYTIRGVVWYQGESNAGRAYQYRDLFPTMIQNWREEWGQDEFPFYWVQLADYKTEASQPSDSDWAELREAQTMTMDKLPNTGEAVILNLGEASDIHPKNKQDVGKRLARWALANDYGYDIPYRSPTYKSMSAKDGKIVLEFDHVGGGLDTFDVPTPLGFTIAGADKKFVAADAKITGKTTIEVSSDAVNDPVAVRYAWADNPVCNVQSKEGLPMTPFRTDDWKGVTADAK